One Xenopus tropicalis strain Nigerian chromosome 8, UCB_Xtro_10.0, whole genome shotgun sequence genomic window carries:
- the LOC100485201 gene encoding toll-like receptor 2, which yields MEKLSHHERLVILCILALGLVERAQGQTPCKTDGIYANCKGRSLAAVPKDLPTTLVELDLSYNRLSHIQFDDFASFTHLRALNLSYNNISAIETGSFASNVLLTNLTLFNNSLTEMPSALFEPLRFLQFLDISNNFYNCATLGAEFSMLENLRNLSIGGPLVSKVLKGDFAPIKNISLQRFSLKTMSSLWLYEKGAFSDLNTQSLWLDIALDTNPQALPRMLKDLAGKAFSSLRFRNLFEFTYYTDAMDVFFGLADIFIKELTFYRGKFNENLLRLTLKNVEKSNIQDLFLLSIDFARSLSTNRTDIRINDLALRRLVIKDVTNPDILRFDWTFTWFNKVSHLDIINVNFNFVPCDAWSQMVNVERLDISNNRLLASNLYNLLCQYSELPNLHTFIASDNNMRSLYTLSLLTLTWPKLATLDLTSNYLGALDEVCTWTPQITKLILKDNTLKVGVFKCLPVTVEHLDMSNSLLERLDMDYFNRATKLKVLILSQNKLKFISRDWKCPNLQVLGLEGNSFSVIDKGSFKDLPELRRLTAGDNPYHCTCDLYAFFTETLTERRVSLADWPEEYNCYHPPHLLDTKVEFYNPGRVECDVRLVVAISVSTTAVVVMLCMLLCWRFDVPWYLRTTCSIVQSKYRSRSFHDSRDYNYHAFISYSHSDADWVRGELLYRLESCSPPYRVCIHERDFLPGRWIIDNIIENIESSRKIIFVLSRNFVNSEWCNYELYFAHQRAIGHAFEDVILVVKEKVTMEDLPKRFQKLRKMMRTKTYLEWPSEQNRQHFFWIQLKSILGKANPPVTSQETLSVVSETVAYGTCSVSETPSVPLGKVTLPSS from the coding sequence ATGGAGAAGCTCTCACACCATGAAAGACTGGTGATATTGTGCATCTTGGCTCTCGGCCTCGTGGAGCGGGCACAGGGCCAAACCCCGTGCAAAACCGATGGAATATATGCCAACTGCAAAGGGAGGAGTCTTGCCGCCGTCCCGAAGGACCTTCCCACCACCCTCGTGGAACTGGACCTGTCCTACAATAGACTTTCCCATATCCAGTTTGATGACTTTGCATCTTTCACTCATTTACGAGCCTTGAATTTGAGTTACAACAACATTTCTGCCATAGAAACGGGCTCTTTTGCTTCCAATGTTCTTCTGACCAACCTCACCCTGTTCAACAACAGCCTAACGGAGATGCCTTCAGCTTTGTTTGAACCTCTACGATTCTTGCAGTTCCTTGACATTTCCAACAATTTCTACAATTGTGCTACCCTTGGGGCAGAATTCAGCATGTTGGAGAATCTACGGAACTTGTCCATCGGTGGCCCATTAGTAAGCAAGGTCCTGAAAGGTGACTTTGCCCCCATAAAGAATATCAGCCTCCAAAGGTTTTCGCTGAAGACCATGTCCAGCCTTTGGTTGTATGAAAAGGGGGCGTTTTCAGACCTCAACACTCAAAGTTTATGGTTGGATATTGCCCTTGATACAAACCCACAAGCTCTGCCTCGAATGCTGAAGGACCTGGCAGGGAAAGCCTTCAGCAGCCTCCGTTTCCGGAACTTGTTTGAGTTCACCTACTACACGGATGCCATGGACGTGTTCTTCGGCCTCGCCGACATTTTCATCAAGGAGTTGACCTTCTACCGTGGGAAATTTAATGAGAACCTGCTGCGTCTGACGTTAAAAAACGTGGAGAAGTCCAACATCCAAGACCTGTTTCTGCTGTCCATTGACTTTGCCCGTTCTCTTAGCACCAACAGGACAGATATAAGAATTAATGACCTCGCTTTGCGACGTCTGGTCATCAAAGACGTGACCAACCCTGACATCTTGAGGTTTGATTGGACGTTTACTTGGTTCAACAAGGTCAGCCACCTGGACATTATCAACGTCAACTTCAACTTTGTGCCCTGCGATGCCTGGAGTCAGATGGTCAATGTGGAGAGGCTGGACATATCCAACAACCGCCTTTTGGCTTCCAATCTTTACAACCTGCTGTGCCAGTACAGTGAGTTGCCCAACCTCCACACATTCATAGCCTCGGATAACAACATGCGCAGCCTGTATACACTCTCTTTATTGACTCTGACTTGGCCAAAGCTGGCCACTCTCGACCTGACGTCCAATTACCTAGGAGCGCTTGATGAGGTCTGCACGTGGACCCCTCAAATAACAAAGCTGATTTTAAAGGACAACACGCTGAAGGTAGGCGTCTTCAAGTGCTTGCCCGTGACAGTGGAACATCTAGATATGTCCAACTCCTTGTTGGAACGACTAGACATGGACTATTTCAACAGAGCTACCAAACTCAAGGTGCTGATTCTCAGCCAAAACAAACTGAAATTTATATCCAGAGACTGGAAGTGCCCAAACCTCCAGGTTCTGGGCTTAGAAGGCAACTCGTTCAGTGTCATTGATAAAGGGTCCTTCAAAGACCTGCCTGAGCTCAGAAGATTGACGGCAGGAGATAATCCGTATCATTGCACCTGTGACCTTTATGCTTTTTTTACGGAAACTCTAACTGAGCGTAGAGTCTCGCTTGCTGATTGGCCAGAAGAATATAATTGCTACCACCCACCCCACCTTCTGGACACCAAAGTGGAATTCTACAACCCTGGGAGAGTAGAGTGTGATGTAAGACTGGTGGTCGCTATATCGGTGTCCACTACGGCGGTGGTGGTTATGCTCTGCATGCTACTGTGTTGGAGGTTTGATGTTCCGTGGTATCTCCGGACAACATGCAGCATAGTGCAGTCCAAATATCGTTCTAGAAGTTTCCACGATAGTCGAGACTACAACTACCACGCCTTCATCTCCTACAGCCATTCAGATGCCGACTGGGTGAGAGGGGAGCTGCTGTACCGGCTGGAGAGCTGCAGCCCCCCGTACCGAGTTTGCATTCACGAGAGGGACTTCCTCCCAGGGAGATGGATCATCGACAACATCATCGAGAACATTGAGAGCAGTCGCAAGATCATCTTCGTGCTCTCCCGCAACTTCGTCAACAGCGAGTGGTGCAATTATGAGCTGTACTTTGCCCACCAGAGGGCTATCGGCCATGCTTTTGAGGATGTCATCTTGGTGGTCAAGGAGAAGGTCACTATGGAAGACCTTCCAAAGAGGTTTCAGAAGCTCAGGAAGATGATGAGGACCAAGACCTACCTGGAGTGGCCTTCAGAGCAGAACAGACAGCATTTCTTTTGGATTCAGCTAAAGAGCATTTTGGGCAAGGCCAACCCTCCCGTTACTAGCCAAGAGACCCTGTCTGTGGTGAGTGAAACTGTTGCTTACGGGACTTGTTCTGTCTCGGAGACTCCATCTGTACCACTCGGCAAGGTGACTCTGCCGAGCAGCTGA